The following proteins are co-located in the Herpetosiphon gulosus genome:
- a CDS encoding acetyl ornithine aminotransferase family protein, whose product MTDLLTTIPGPRATALVDRDTAVMAPCSGRVYPFVMDRGLGCEVWDVDGNRYLDLNAGIAVVSTGHSHPRLVQALQDQVSKFIHMAGTDFYNEPMVKAAEKITSLMPGSGEWQVFFANSGTESVEAAIKLARYYTKRQNVIGFYSSFHGRSYGSLSITASKPYQRKGFFPLMPGVFHAFYPNPYRTPWGVEPERVAEICLDFIEKTLFTTTTPADDVAAIIAEPIQGEGGYVVPAPGFWQGLRDLCDRHGILLIADEVQSGVGRTGKMWAVEYEGIVPDIITSAKGIGSGVPVGAMVARKEISSVWKPGAHGNTYGGNALAMRAVYETLCLAEEELMANANEVGGYFKQRLHELEDRYECIGDVRGRGLMIGMEFIKDNVNKDPHGDLSNAVMEESFRRGMLLLTCGKSTIRFCPPLVLTKDQVDEGINLLNDTLQALGAK is encoded by the coding sequence TGTAGTGGGCGGGTCTATCCCTTTGTGATGGATCGTGGCCTTGGTTGTGAAGTGTGGGATGTTGATGGTAATCGCTATCTCGATTTGAATGCGGGGATTGCGGTGGTTTCCACTGGTCATAGCCACCCGCGGCTGGTGCAAGCCCTGCAAGATCAGGTATCCAAGTTTATCCATATGGCTGGTACGGATTTTTATAACGAGCCAATGGTCAAGGCCGCCGAAAAAATCACCTCGTTGATGCCAGGTTCAGGCGAGTGGCAAGTATTTTTCGCCAATAGCGGCACTGAATCAGTTGAAGCAGCAATCAAATTGGCGCGATATTACACCAAACGCCAAAATGTGATCGGCTTCTATAGCTCGTTCCATGGTCGCTCATATGGCAGCTTATCGATCACCGCCTCGAAGCCCTACCAACGCAAAGGCTTCTTCCCCTTGATGCCTGGCGTATTCCACGCCTTCTATCCCAACCCCTATCGCACACCTTGGGGGGTTGAACCAGAGCGGGTTGCCGAAATCTGCTTGGATTTTATCGAAAAGACCTTGTTTACCACCACCACTCCCGCCGATGATGTTGCGGCAATTATCGCCGAGCCAATTCAAGGTGAAGGCGGCTATGTTGTGCCAGCTCCAGGTTTCTGGCAAGGCTTGCGCGACCTCTGCGATCGCCACGGAATTTTGTTGATCGCCGATGAAGTGCAAAGCGGCGTTGGCCGCACGGGTAAAATGTGGGCGGTTGAATACGAAGGCATTGTGCCCGACATCATCACCAGCGCCAAAGGCATTGGCTCAGGCGTGCCAGTTGGCGCGATGGTCGCCCGCAAAGAAATTAGCAGTGTTTGGAAACCAGGCGCACACGGCAATACCTATGGTGGCAATGCCTTGGCCATGCGAGCAGTCTACGAAACCTTGTGCCTCGCCGAAGAAGAATTGATGGCCAATGCCAACGAGGTTGGTGGCTACTTCAAACAACGTCTGCACGAACTCGAAGATCGCTACGAATGTATCGGCGATGTACGGGGGCGTGGTTTGATGATCGGTATGGAATTCATCAAAGATAACGTCAACAAAGATCCGCATGGCGATTTATCCAACGCCGTGATGGAAGAATCGTTCCGCCGTGGCATGTTGCTGCTAACCTGTGGCAAATCGACTATCCGCTTCTGCCCGCCATTGGTGCTCACCAAAGATCAAGTTGATGAAGGCATCAATTTGTTGAATGACACCTTGCAAGCCCTCGGCGCAAAGTAA
- a CDS encoding DUF4386 family protein produces MQSTQKWGGIAALINGFAYIIGIGMVVTLLATFLEASQTEKISFLIEHQNLMALWYLIIYLVAGVWMVPLAIALHHRMQQANPLLMQVTTAMGIIWATTILSSGMLLVNNIKIIADLQQQNPEQTLAVSTAISAVASGLGGAIELPGGIWVSLISIAALQTKRLPKALNYLGLLIGAAGIAMTIPAIAAVGTLFGVGMIGWFLWVGVVLIRMKDEG; encoded by the coding sequence ATGCAAAGCACACAAAAATGGGGTGGCATTGCCGCCTTGATCAACGGGTTTGCCTATATTATCGGCATTGGCATGGTCGTCACCCTGTTAGCGACCTTCCTCGAAGCTAGCCAAACTGAAAAGATCAGCTTTTTGATCGAACATCAAAACTTGATGGCTCTGTGGTATTTGATTATTTATTTGGTCGCTGGAGTTTGGATGGTTCCGCTGGCAATTGCCCTGCATCACCGTATGCAGCAAGCAAATCCGCTGTTGATGCAGGTAACCACAGCCATGGGGATCATTTGGGCTACGACCATTCTTTCCAGTGGTATGTTGTTGGTCAACAATATCAAAATTATTGCCGATCTTCAGCAGCAGAATCCTGAGCAAACCCTCGCTGTTTCGACTGCAATTTCAGCAGTTGCCAGCGGGTTGGGTGGGGCAATCGAGTTGCCTGGAGGCATTTGGGTCAGCTTAATCAGTATTGCAGCATTACAAACCAAACGCCTACCCAAAGCACTCAATTATCTCGGCTTGCTGATTGGCGCAGCAGGTATTGCAATGACGATTCCAGCAATCGCCGCAGTTGGCACACTCTTTGGTGTGGGCATGATTGGCTGGTTTTTATGGGTTGGGGTGGTGTTGATAAGGATGAAGGATGAAGGATGA